One Streptosporangium sp. NBC_01495 DNA window includes the following coding sequences:
- a CDS encoding heme o synthase, translated as MVLTDKQSTAPPEAGTAPEAAPRSFGDVVKAYVALTKPRIIELLLITTLPVMFLAAKGLPPLWIAVNTLVFGTLSAGSANALNCYIDRDIDAAMRRTRRRPLARDLVPPTNALIFGIILGVLSTLGLGLTVNWLAAGLSLAANLFYVLVYSMILKRRTSQNVVWGGIAGCMPVLIGWAGVTGSLAWAPVVLFGVVFFWTPPHTWTLAMRYKEDYAAAKVPMLPVVATERRVVLESIVYTWATVLCSLLLWPVAGTTLLYPVVAAVLGAACLWEVHRLLGRVNAGKTGVDLRPMRFFHWSNAYLALLFLAVAIDSMFV; from the coding sequence ATGGTGCTCACCGACAAGCAATCGACGGCCCCGCCCGAGGCGGGCACGGCTCCCGAGGCCGCGCCGCGCTCCTTCGGCGACGTCGTGAAGGCGTACGTCGCCCTCACGAAGCCGCGGATCATCGAGCTGCTGCTGATCACGACGCTACCGGTGATGTTCCTGGCGGCCAAGGGCCTGCCGCCGCTGTGGATCGCCGTCAACACCCTGGTGTTCGGCACCCTGTCGGCCGGCAGCGCGAACGCGCTGAACTGCTACATCGACCGTGACATCGACGCGGCCATGCGCCGTACCCGGCGCCGCCCGCTCGCCCGCGACCTGGTGCCGCCGACGAACGCGCTGATCTTCGGGATCATCCTCGGCGTGCTGTCCACCCTTGGACTCGGTCTGACGGTGAACTGGCTCGCCGCGGGCCTGTCGCTGGCCGCGAACCTGTTCTACGTGCTCGTCTACTCGATGATCCTCAAGCGGCGGACCTCGCAGAACGTGGTGTGGGGGGGCATCGCCGGCTGCATGCCGGTGCTGATCGGCTGGGCGGGCGTCACCGGCAGCCTCGCCTGGGCCCCCGTGGTGCTCTTCGGCGTGGTGTTCTTCTGGACGCCGCCGCACACCTGGACCCTCGCCATGCGCTACAAGGAGGACTACGCGGCGGCGAAGGTCCCGATGCTCCCGGTGGTCGCCACCGAGCGCCGCGTGGTGCTGGAGAGCATCGTCTACACCTGGGCCACGGTGCTCTGCTCGCTGCTGCTGTGGCCGGTGGCCGGGACCACCCTCCTCTATCCCGTCGTGGCCGCCGTCCTCGGCGCCGCCTGCCTGTGGGAGGTCCACCGCCTCCTCGGCCGGGTCAACGCGGGCAAGACCGGTGTGGACCTGCGCCCGATGCGCTTCTTCCACTGGTCCAACGCCTATCTGGCGCTGCTCTTCCTGGCCGTCGCCATCGACTCGATGTTCGTCTGA
- a CDS encoding glucose-6-phosphate isomerase — translation MSVSVTFGEDDLTEQAAETAGQLASEGVPQALASGDPTLWGPEAEAEAAVRLGWLNLPLTSRRLLPEIGALVERARAEGLDHVVLAGMGGSSLAPEVITASADVPLTVLDTTDPGQVRRALEDRLENTILVVASKSGGTVETDSHRRIYEKAFRDAGIDPVGRIVVVTDPGSPLEASAREAGYQVILADPNVGGRYSALTAFGLVPSALAGADVERLLDDAAEVLPLLSRTEGNPGLDLGAALGAAATAGRDKLVIEDSLSEINGLPDWIEQLVAESTGKSGKGILPVVGADPGDADDELLAGIDTDGAVTVIGPLGAQFLVWEYATAVAGRVLGIDPFNQPNVAESKENTAKLLDRAELPVGTPILVDGPVEVYGEFPGSEDVKDLSDVLTRLLEAIPEHGYLAVMAYLDREAAFDAPYAEGASFEEMTDVWSGADPATLRGMLAIRTERPVTFGWGPRFLHSTGQYHKGGPQNGVFLQITGAVADDVEVPGKPYTLGRLQLAQALGDLGALASRGRPAVRLHLTDRAAGVARLLAAAREV, via the coding sequence ATGTCAGTGTCCGTAACGTTCGGCGAGGACGACCTCACCGAGCAGGCCGCGGAGACCGCCGGGCAGCTCGCCTCCGAGGGGGTCCCCCAGGCTCTGGCCTCCGGTGACCCCACCCTGTGGGGCCCGGAGGCGGAGGCCGAGGCGGCCGTCCGCCTCGGCTGGCTCAACCTCCCGCTGACGAGCAGGCGACTGCTCCCCGAGATCGGCGCGCTGGTGGAGCGTGCCCGCGCCGAGGGCCTGGACCACGTGGTCCTGGCGGGCATGGGCGGCTCCTCCCTCGCCCCCGAGGTCATCACCGCCTCCGCCGACGTGCCCCTGACCGTGCTCGACACCACCGACCCCGGCCAGGTGCGCCGCGCGCTGGAGGACCGGCTGGAGAACACGATCCTGGTCGTCGCCAGCAAGAGCGGCGGCACGGTCGAGACCGACAGCCACCGGCGGATCTACGAGAAGGCCTTCCGTGACGCCGGGATCGACCCGGTCGGCAGGATCGTCGTCGTCACCGACCCCGGCTCTCCCCTGGAGGCGAGCGCCCGCGAGGCGGGTTACCAGGTGATCCTGGCCGACCCGAACGTGGGTGGCCGCTACAGCGCCCTGACGGCGTTCGGCCTGGTGCCCAGCGCGCTGGCGGGCGCCGACGTCGAGCGGCTGCTCGACGACGCGGCCGAGGTGCTGCCGCTGCTGTCGCGGACCGAGGGCAACCCCGGCCTCGACCTCGGTGCCGCCCTGGGCGCCGCCGCGACGGCCGGGCGCGACAAGCTCGTGATCGAGGACAGCCTGTCGGAGATCAACGGCCTGCCCGACTGGATCGAGCAGCTGGTCGCCGAGTCCACCGGCAAGTCCGGCAAGGGCATCCTTCCCGTCGTGGGCGCCGACCCCGGCGACGCCGACGACGAGCTGCTCGCCGGGATCGACACCGACGGCGCCGTGACCGTCATCGGCCCGCTGGGCGCGCAGTTCCTCGTCTGGGAGTACGCCACGGCCGTCGCCGGCCGCGTCCTCGGCATCGACCCGTTCAACCAGCCGAACGTGGCCGAGTCCAAGGAGAACACCGCCAAGCTGCTCGACCGGGCCGAGCTGCCGGTCGGCACGCCGATCCTGGTCGACGGCCCGGTGGAGGTGTACGGCGAGTTCCCCGGCTCCGAGGACGTCAAGGACCTGTCGGACGTGCTCACCCGGCTGCTGGAGGCGATCCCCGAGCACGGTTACCTCGCGGTGATGGCCTACCTCGACCGTGAGGCGGCCTTCGACGCCCCGTACGCCGAGGGCGCCTCGTTCGAGGAGATGACGGACGTGTGGAGCGGGGCCGACCCGGCCACGCTGCGCGGGATGCTCGCGATCCGCACCGAGCGCCCGGTCACCTTCGGCTGGGGCCCCCGCTTCCTGCACTCCACCGGCCAGTACCACAAGGGCGGCCCGCAGAACGGGGTGTTCCTGCAGATCACCGGGGCCGTCGCGGACGACGTCGAGGTCCCCGGCAAGCCCTACACCCTGGGCCGCCTCCAGCTCGCCCAGGCACTGGGCGACCTGGGCGCGCTGGCCAGCCGCGGGCGTCCCGCCGTGCGGCTGCACCTGACCGACCGCGCCGCCGGAGTCGCGCGTCTGCTCGCCGCCGCACGGGAGGTCTGA
- a CDS encoding SanA/YdcF family protein, which produces MSLSRTTIRRCYQGTVLLSVLAIAPITWTWLTSSGHRAVADSSPGWVAGVPEAPVALVLGAGVVGGAPSPMLARRLDISAQLYRAGKVKAILLSGDNSREEYDEPTVMRDHLLASGVPAGALVLDYAGFDTWDSCVRARTVFGATKVTVVTQVFHLPRAVALCRTAGIDTFGVGDDSSKRWVSTYGLAAREFLASAKGLVDSVLLDSRPVFPGPRETTLETALRRG; this is translated from the coding sequence ATGTCGTTGTCACGCACGACCATACGGCGCTGCTACCAGGGCACCGTGCTGCTGAGCGTCCTGGCCATCGCCCCGATCACCTGGACCTGGCTGACCAGCTCCGGGCACCGGGCGGTCGCCGACTCCTCCCCCGGCTGGGTGGCCGGGGTTCCCGAGGCCCCGGTGGCGCTGGTGCTGGGGGCGGGCGTCGTCGGAGGCGCCCCCAGCCCCATGCTGGCCAGGCGGCTGGACATCTCCGCGCAGCTCTACCGGGCGGGCAAGGTCAAGGCGATCCTGCTCTCCGGCGACAACAGCCGCGAGGAGTACGACGAGCCGACCGTGATGCGCGACCACCTGCTGGCGAGCGGCGTACCGGCCGGGGCGCTGGTCCTGGACTACGCGGGCTTCGACACCTGGGACTCGTGCGTGCGGGCGCGCACCGTGTTCGGCGCCACCAAGGTCACCGTGGTCACCCAGGTGTTCCATCTGCCCAGGGCGGTCGCCCTGTGCCGCACGGCGGGCATCGACACCTTCGGCGTGGGCGACGACTCGTCCAAGCGGTGGGTGTCCACCTACGGTCTCGCCGCCCGCGAGTTCCTCGCCTCGGCGAAGGGGCTCGTCGACTCCGTGCTCCTCGACTCGCGGCCCGTCTTCCCCGGCCCACGCGAGACCACCCTGGAGACCGCGCTCCGGCGGGGGTGA
- a CDS encoding COX15/CtaA family protein, which yields MNHLLDKARRHAVGSARIVGPPTLLTLRRWALAAVVVNVGITVTGAAVRVSGSGLGCPTWPRCTPESFTPVAHADISPLNMAIEFGNRMLTFLVLAVGVACLVAALRLPARRPDLVRLAWLQPIGVAFQGLWGGLVVRSALNPVTVSVHFLVSIGMIAAAYALYARAAEEGSGGWNEVSRQRVHRHVRTLVLALVAAVFVLLVVGVVVTGTGPHSGDEMASRFGFDIETVARIHADVAYVVVGLTFALAFALHITDAPGPARRAAWTLLGVEAAQGVIGYVQYFLGVPAALVNLHVLGATLVWVCALRVVFATGPRGPGDASEAVTGELDTVRV from the coding sequence GTGAACCACCTCCTTGACAAGGCCCGTCGGCATGCCGTGGGGTCGGCGCGGATCGTGGGGCCGCCGACCCTCCTCACCCTGCGCCGCTGGGCGCTGGCGGCGGTCGTCGTCAACGTCGGGATCACGGTGACAGGCGCCGCGGTGCGGGTCAGCGGGTCGGGCCTCGGCTGCCCCACCTGGCCCCGGTGCACGCCGGAGAGCTTCACCCCGGTGGCCCACGCCGATATCTCACCGCTGAACATGGCGATCGAGTTCGGCAACCGGATGCTGACCTTCCTGGTGCTGGCCGTCGGCGTGGCCTGCCTGGTCGCCGCCCTGCGACTGCCTGCCCGCCGCCCCGACCTGGTCAGGCTGGCCTGGCTGCAGCCGATCGGCGTCGCCTTCCAGGGGCTCTGGGGCGGCCTGGTCGTGCGCAGCGCGCTCAACCCGGTCACCGTGAGCGTGCACTTCCTGGTCTCCATCGGCATGATCGCCGCGGCGTACGCGCTCTACGCCCGCGCAGCCGAGGAGGGGAGCGGGGGCTGGAACGAGGTCTCGCGGCAGCGGGTCCACCGCCACGTCCGCACGCTCGTCCTCGCGCTCGTCGCCGCCGTGTTCGTCCTGCTCGTCGTGGGCGTGGTGGTGACCGGCACCGGGCCGCACTCCGGGGACGAGATGGCCTCCCGGTTCGGCTTCGACATCGAGACCGTGGCGAGGATCCACGCCGACGTCGCCTACGTGGTGGTCGGCCTCACCTTCGCGCTGGCGTTCGCGCTGCACATCACCGACGCGCCCGGCCCCGCCCGGCGGGCCGCCTGGACGCTGCTGGGCGTGGAGGCGGCGCAGGGGGTCATCGGATACGTCCAGTACTTCCTCGGCGTGCCCGCGGCCCTGGTCAACCTCCACGTGCTCGGCGCGACCCTGGTCTGGGTCTGCGCGCTGCGGGTGGTCTTCGCGACCGGCCCGCGCGGGCCGGGGGACGCCTCGGAGGCGGTCACCGGCGAGCTCGACACCGTCCGCGTCTGA
- a CDS encoding NAD(P)/FAD-dependent oxidoreductase, with translation MPDVVVVGAGVVGAACAYYAARAGLDVVVVDRGAVAGGTTGAGEGNILVSDKEPGPELDLALLSNRLWRDLAGAGPGSGSGGGPGGEHAGGADAGSGAGGGGSSKAGAGSGTGGGESGVGPPGRSAPGGGGFEPGGGFEFEAKGGLVVAETDEILEALTDLAGKQGVEHVAVAPGKLGDYEPHLAKGLAGGVFYPQDAQVQPMLAAARLIRRGAERFGHGALMLRTGVTVTGFVRDGDRVAGVTTDHGDILAGAVVNAAGTWGGEIAALAGVRVPILPRRGFILVTEPLAGPLIRHKVYTAAYVTAVASDSEGLETSAVVESTPSGPVLIGASRERVGFDRTVSVPVLERLARQAVELFPALAAYRVIRAYCGFRPYCPDHLPVIGEDPRAPGLYHACGHEGAGIGLAPATGHLIAQLLAGLRPDLDLTPFRPDRFTREGP, from the coding sequence ATGCCGGACGTCGTGGTCGTCGGCGCCGGGGTCGTCGGTGCCGCCTGCGCCTACTACGCCGCTCGCGCGGGGCTGGACGTGGTGGTCGTCGACCGGGGGGCGGTGGCGGGCGGCACGACGGGGGCGGGCGAGGGCAACATCCTGGTCTCCGACAAGGAACCGGGCCCCGAACTCGACCTGGCGCTGCTCTCCAACCGGCTCTGGCGAGACCTGGCCGGAGCCGGGCCCGGGAGCGGCTCCGGGGGTGGGCCGGGGGGCGAGCACGCCGGTGGGGCCGATGCCGGGTCCGGAGCTGGCGGTGGCGGATCGAGTAAAGCCGGTGCCGGGTCCGGAACTGGCGGTGGCGAGTCCGGGGTGGGGCCCCCGGGCCGGTCCGCGCCGGGTGGCGGCGGATTCGAGCCGGGCGGCGGGTTCGAGTTCGAGGCGAAGGGCGGCCTGGTGGTCGCCGAGACGGACGAGATCCTGGAGGCGCTCACCGACCTGGCGGGAAAGCAGGGCGTCGAGCACGTCGCCGTCGCCCCGGGGAAGCTCGGCGACTACGAGCCCCACCTGGCGAAAGGGCTCGCCGGAGGCGTGTTCTACCCGCAGGACGCCCAAGTCCAGCCCATGCTGGCGGCGGCCAGGCTCATCCGGAGGGGTGCCGAGCGGTTCGGGCACGGCGCCCTGATGCTGCGTACGGGCGTCACGGTGACCGGCTTCGTCCGCGACGGTGACCGGGTCGCCGGCGTCACCACCGACCACGGCGACATCCTCGCCGGAGCCGTCGTCAACGCCGCGGGCACCTGGGGCGGCGAGATCGCCGCGCTGGCCGGTGTGCGCGTCCCGATCCTGCCCAGGCGCGGCTTCATCCTGGTCACCGAGCCGCTCGCCGGGCCGCTGATCAGGCACAAGGTCTACACCGCCGCCTACGTCACCGCGGTGGCCAGCGACTCGGAGGGGCTGGAGACGTCCGCCGTCGTGGAGAGCACCCCGTCGGGGCCGGTGCTCATCGGCGCCAGCCGCGAGCGGGTCGGCTTCGACCGCACGGTCTCCGTTCCGGTGCTCGAACGTCTCGCCCGCCAGGCCGTGGAGCTGTTCCCCGCCCTGGCGGCGTACCGGGTGATCCGCGCCTACTGCGGCTTCCGTCCTTACTGTCCCGACCACCTCCCGGTGATCGGGGAGGACCCCCGGGCTCCCGGGCTGTACCACGCCTGTGGCCACGAGGGGGCGGGCATCGGCCTGGCCCCGGCCACCGGCCACCTGATCGCCCAGCTCCTGGCCGGGCTCCGCCCCGACCTGGACCTCACCCCTTTCCGCCCGGACCGCTTCACCCGGGAGGGGCCTTGA
- the tal gene encoding transaldolase, with protein sequence MSEILKKLSEQGVSIWLDDISRERLRTGNLQSLIADKQVVGVTSNPTIFASALSKGDAYDGQLHDLKIRGVDVEEAVRAITTYDIRWAADVLRPVYDASGQVDGRVSIEVDPRLSRETDKTVAEARALWWLVDRPNLFIKIPATVEGLPAITQAISEGISVNVTLIFSLERYRAVMDAWLTGLEKAKANGLDLSAIESVASFFVSRVDGEIDKRLDKIGTPEALALKGKAAIANARLAFAAFEEVVASPRWEALAAAGARPQRPLWASTGTKNPDYPDTLYVDELVTPGTVNTMPEKTLDATADHGNVTGDTVRSSYEEAWNTMAALKEAGIDYDDVVRFLEEDGLSKFEVSWTELLETVASELKKA encoded by the coding sequence ATGAGTGAGATCCTGAAGAAGCTCTCCGAGCAGGGCGTCTCCATCTGGCTGGACGACATCAGCCGTGAGCGCCTGCGTACGGGCAACCTGCAGTCCCTGATCGCCGACAAGCAGGTGGTCGGTGTCACCTCCAACCCGACGATCTTCGCGTCGGCGCTGAGCAAGGGCGACGCCTACGACGGCCAGCTGCACGACCTGAAGATCCGCGGCGTCGACGTCGAGGAGGCCGTGCGGGCCATCACCACGTACGACATCCGCTGGGCCGCCGACGTGCTGAGGCCGGTCTACGACGCCAGCGGGCAGGTGGACGGCCGGGTGTCGATCGAGGTCGACCCGCGCCTGTCCAGGGAGACCGACAAGACCGTCGCCGAGGCGCGCGCGCTGTGGTGGCTGGTCGACCGGCCCAACCTGTTCATCAAGATCCCCGCCACCGTCGAGGGCCTGCCCGCGATCACCCAGGCGATCTCCGAGGGCATCAGCGTCAACGTCACGCTGATCTTCTCCCTCGAGCGCTACCGCGCCGTGATGGACGCCTGGCTCACCGGCCTGGAGAAGGCGAAGGCCAACGGCCTGGACCTGTCGGCCATCGAGTCGGTGGCCTCGTTCTTCGTCAGCCGCGTGGACGGCGAGATCGACAAGCGCCTGGACAAGATCGGCACCCCCGAGGCCCTGGCGCTGAAGGGCAAGGCCGCGATCGCCAACGCCCGCCTGGCCTTCGCCGCCTTCGAGGAGGTCGTCGCGTCCCCGCGCTGGGAGGCGCTGGCCGCGGCCGGGGCCCGGCCGCAGCGCCCGCTGTGGGCCTCCACCGGGACCAAGAACCCCGACTACCCCGACACCCTCTACGTCGACGAGCTGGTCACCCCCGGCACGGTCAACACGATGCCGGAGAAGACCCTCGACGCGACGGCCGACCACGGCAACGTCACCGGCGACACGGTCCGCTCCTCCTACGAGGAGGCCTGGAACACCATGGCCGCCCTCAAGGAGGCCGGCATCGACTACGACGACGTCGTGAGGTTCCTCGAGGAGGACGGCCTGAGCAAGTTCGAGGTCTCCTGGACCGAGTTGCTGGAGACCGTCGCCTCCGAGCTGAAGAAGGCGTGA
- the tkt gene encoding transketolase, whose product MPALEWSDLDRRAVDVVRALAMDAVEKAGSGHPGTAMSLAPAAYLLFQRVMRHDPSDPSWAGRDRFVLSAGHSSLTLYIQLFLSGYGLGLDDLKGLRQWESLTPAHPEHGHTVGVETTTGPLGQGIGNAVGMAMAARRERGLFDPDAAPGASPFDHNIWCIASEGDIEEGISHEVSALAAHQRLGNLTVVFDSNHISIEDDTQIALSEDVVARYEAYGWHTQTVDWTQTGDYVEDVEALHQALEAARAETGRPSFIRLRTIIGWPAPNKKNTGKIHGSALGAAEVAATKKVMGFDVEKSFDVPAEVLEHAREVVERGRSVRAEWDKLYQSWREANPERAAEFDRISVRRLPAGWAEALPSFEVGSSVATRKASGEVLSALAPVLPELWGGSADLAESNNTTMKGEPSFIPEEFQTKEFPGNPYGRTLHFGIREHGMGAILNGIALHNGTRPYGGTFLVFSDYMRPAVRLAALMRLPVTYVWTHDSIGLGEDGPTHQPVEHLWALRAIPGLDVVRPADANETAAAWQVVLEHNDRPAALALTRQNLPVFEGTGDAEKVARGGYVLREASDGQPSVVLIGTGSEVEIAIGAREILEAEGIATRVVSMPCVEWFQAQDAAYRQTVLPSSVRARVAVEAGIALGWREFVGDEGVVVSLEHFGASAPYKTLYEQFGLTAERVAAAAKASLAKTGADKGETTGN is encoded by the coding sequence GTGCCAGCCCTCGAATGGAGCGACCTGGACCGCCGTGCGGTCGACGTCGTACGGGCCCTGGCCATGGACGCGGTAGAGAAGGCGGGATCGGGTCACCCCGGCACCGCGATGAGCCTGGCGCCGGCCGCCTACCTGCTGTTCCAGCGGGTGATGCGGCATGATCCGTCAGACCCCTCGTGGGCGGGTCGTGACCGGTTCGTCCTTTCGGCGGGTCACAGCAGCCTGACCCTCTACATCCAGCTCTTCCTGTCGGGCTACGGCCTCGGCCTGGACGACCTCAAGGGGCTCCGCCAGTGGGAGAGCCTGACCCCGGCCCACCCCGAGCACGGCCACACCGTCGGCGTCGAGACCACCACGGGCCCGCTCGGCCAGGGGATCGGCAACGCGGTCGGCATGGCGATGGCCGCCCGCCGCGAGCGCGGCCTGTTCGACCCGGACGCCGCTCCGGGCGCGAGCCCGTTCGACCACAACATCTGGTGCATCGCCTCCGAGGGTGACATCGAGGAGGGCATCAGCCACGAGGTGAGCGCCCTCGCGGCCCACCAGCGGCTGGGCAACCTGACCGTCGTCTTCGACAGCAACCACATCTCGATCGAGGACGACACCCAGATCGCGCTGAGCGAGGACGTCGTCGCGCGCTACGAGGCGTACGGCTGGCACACCCAGACCGTCGACTGGACTCAGACGGGCGACTACGTCGAGGACGTCGAGGCGCTGCACCAGGCCCTGGAGGCCGCCCGCGCCGAGACCGGCAGGCCGTCGTTCATCCGGCTGCGCACGATCATCGGCTGGCCCGCCCCCAACAAGAAGAACACCGGCAAGATCCACGGCTCGGCGCTGGGCGCCGCCGAGGTCGCCGCGACCAAGAAGGTCATGGGCTTCGACGTCGAGAAGAGCTTCGACGTCCCCGCCGAGGTCCTGGAGCACGCCCGCGAGGTCGTCGAGCGCGGCCGGTCGGTACGCGCCGAGTGGGACAAGCTCTACCAGAGCTGGCGCGAGGCCAACCCCGAGCGCGCCGCCGAGTTCGACCGCATCTCCGTGCGCAGGCTCCCCGCCGGCTGGGCCGAGGCGCTGCCGTCCTTCGAGGTCGGCTCCTCCGTCGCCACCCGCAAGGCCTCCGGCGAGGTGCTCAGCGCCCTCGCGCCGGTGCTGCCCGAGCTGTGGGGCGGCTCGGCCGACCTGGCCGAGTCCAACAACACCACGATGAAGGGCGAGCCGTCCTTCATCCCCGAGGAGTTCCAGACCAAGGAGTTCCCCGGCAACCCCTACGGCCGCACGCTGCACTTCGGCATCCGCGAGCACGGCATGGGGGCGATCCTCAACGGCATCGCGCTGCACAACGGCACCCGCCCCTACGGTGGCACGTTCCTGGTGTTCAGCGACTACATGCGCCCGGCCGTGCGGCTGGCGGCGCTGATGAGGCTGCCGGTCACCTACGTGTGGACGCACGACTCCATCGGTCTGGGCGAGGACGGCCCGACGCACCAGCCCGTCGAGCACCTGTGGGCGCTGCGCGCCATCCCCGGTCTCGACGTGGTGCGCCCGGCCGACGCCAACGAGACGGCCGCCGCCTGGCAGGTCGTGCTTGAGCACAACGACCGCCCGGCCGCGCTGGCGCTGACCCGCCAGAACCTGCCGGTCTTCGAGGGCACCGGCGACGCGGAGAAGGTCGCCCGCGGCGGTTACGTCCTGCGGGAGGCCTCCGACGGGCAGCCCTCGGTGGTCCTGATCGGCACCGGCTCCGAGGTCGAGATCGCCATCGGGGCCCGCGAGATCCTCGAGGCGGAGGGCATCGCCACCCGGGTCGTGTCGATGCCGTGCGTGGAGTGGTTCCAGGCCCAGGACGCGGCCTACCGGCAGACGGTCCTGCCCTCCTCGGTGCGCGCTCGCGTGGCGGTGGAGGCGGGAATCGCGCTGGGCTGGCGGGAGTTCGTGGGAGACGAGGGCGTGGTGGTAAGCCTGGAGCACTTCGGTGCCTCGGCCCCCTACAAGACCCTCTACGAGCAGTTCGGCCTGACCGCCGAGCGCGTGGCCGCCGCCGCCAAGGCGAGCCTCGCCAAGACCGGAGCCGACAAGGGCGAGACGACGGGAAACTGA
- a CDS encoding PrsW family intramembrane metalloprotease, whose protein sequence is MAGHDPRWVLRDRPSVALIAGLVLAGLCALVSFSFDVLNGDPVYFFIALGLALAPVPVLLAAVLALDRIEPEPRGNLLFAFAWGAGVAVLVAGVINSFNLLYIENTVQLGYDYARNITATFGAPVVEETMKGLVLLGLLRFKRAELDGPTDGIIYASMVGLGFAMSENVSYYVAALDELGAQGLAVTVVLRGILSPFAHPLFTSMIGVAVAYAAQRRGPGRIFVIAAGWIGAMLLHGIWNGFASYVGIGGLAIAYLLLMTVLFVLIWIIFRDRKRIIALIQTYLPAYWATGLVSSGDVAMLSSLPSRRQARQWARKHGGRKALRAMSDYQLAATELGLLHERARGHVIDERTFNEEQRALLECMAGARAQFPASPAAGNAPAGQASGGPGRAPGGPPHPQGGSAGPPWGGPGHPPQGGSFHP, encoded by the coding sequence ATGGCCGGCCATGATCCCCGCTGGGTGCTCAGGGACCGCCCGTCGGTCGCGCTGATCGCCGGGCTCGTCCTGGCGGGGCTGTGCGCCCTGGTGTCGTTCTCCTTCGACGTGCTGAACGGCGACCCGGTCTACTTCTTCATCGCCCTGGGCCTCGCGCTGGCGCCCGTCCCGGTGCTGCTGGCCGCGGTGCTCGCGCTCGACCGCATCGAGCCCGAGCCGCGCGGCAACCTGCTCTTCGCGTTCGCCTGGGGCGCGGGCGTGGCGGTCCTGGTCGCCGGGGTGATCAACTCCTTCAACCTGCTCTACATCGAGAACACCGTCCAGCTGGGCTACGACTACGCGCGCAACATCACCGCCACCTTCGGCGCCCCGGTGGTCGAGGAGACGATGAAGGGCCTGGTCCTGCTGGGCCTGCTCAGGTTCAAGCGCGCCGAGCTGGACGGGCCCACCGACGGCATCATCTACGCGAGCATGGTCGGCCTCGGCTTCGCCATGAGCGAGAACGTCAGCTACTACGTGGCCGCGCTCGACGAGCTGGGCGCGCAGGGCCTGGCGGTGACCGTGGTGCTGCGGGGGATCCTCTCGCCGTTCGCGCACCCGCTGTTCACCTCCATGATCGGTGTCGCGGTGGCCTACGCGGCGCAGCGCCGGGGCCCTGGCCGGATCTTCGTCATCGCCGCCGGATGGATCGGCGCGATGCTGCTGCACGGCATCTGGAACGGCTTCGCCTCCTACGTCGGCATCGGCGGCCTGGCCATCGCCTACCTGCTGCTGATGACCGTGCTGTTCGTGCTGATCTGGATCATCTTCCGCGACCGCAAGCGCATCATCGCGCTCATCCAGACCTACCTGCCCGCCTACTGGGCGACGGGGCTGGTGTCCTCGGGCGACGTCGCGATGCTCTCGTCCCTGCCCAGCCGCCGCCAGGCCCGGCAGTGGGCCAGAAAGCACGGGGGCAGGAAGGCACTGCGGGCGATGAGCGACTACCAGCTCGCGGCGACCGAGCTCGGCCTGCTCCACGAGCGGGCCAGGGGCCACGTGATCGACGAGCGCACGTTCAACGAGGAGCAGCGGGCACTGCTGGAGTGCATGGCCGGCGCCCGTGCCCAGTTCCCCGCGTCGCCCGCGGCCGGGAACGCTCCGGCGGGCCAGGCCTCCGGCGGTCCCGGCCGCGCACCGGGCGGTCCGCCCCATCCGCAGGGAGGCTCCGCCGGTCCCCCGTGGGGTGGTCCCGGCCATCCGCCGCAGGGCGGGTCGTTCCACCCGTAG